aaattcataaaaatcagcccatggacGAGGTGGTGTactacctcggatacagtccggcgttggtgctcgactacaatagacaccccggaagcagtccggcataaagctcggacgccagtggttggctccgtagagggcatttctggcattaagctcggctaaactccttcgacttttttgagccaaggtgatctatgacacctcggatatagtccggcgttggagctcggatactctccggcgttggagtttggattcagtccggcgttggagctcggatacagtccggcgttggtgctcggctgcaaaagatacctcaaatgcagtccggcgttggagctcggatgcaagaggacaccttCGCACGgggacaacttcaaacccgaggtgggcgtgaaaataacaaggcattgataaaggccggaaacttaaaggggctcctcggatacccgacatgtaaactcttcggatgcactttggcgatcctcaagatcgaagatgggaagatttgttgaaccagttttcaagaccgacgaccgaagatgaagaacagttcggaagatcgaggagcgtccccaacttgaagaccggttcagggggctactgacggtgtcctggactagggggtactcaccacgtcgtctctcgatcagttagattgggccgaggaccccatggccgcatactcatgggccagttcggacaacccctaccgcatacaaggaagactccacaagacttgacgcccaagacaaggactctcctaaaccctaggcctccggtgtcttatataaaccgaggccgggCTAGTCAATAAACGATCTCATTCAttactacgatctcgtggtagatatatgtactctgtactacacccatatgaaaacaatcaaaagcagcatgtaaggtattatctcatcaagagagcccgaagctgggtaaaaaccccgtgtccatgttaccatcgctccaagacgcctagcttaggacccctactacgagatacgccggatattgaaccggcATGGGGCGAGTATTTTTTTTTCACAACTTCATTTGTTCATCGGATGATTTGTCCTTGAATGACGAAGAGATTGTGGTGGCTACATTGGTCGTCCATGACCACATCGCTAGGCAGCGGCCTAGGTTCAAGGATCAGTCCAGGGCGCGCTCCGGCCTTGAACCACAATAGGGAGAGCGGCCACGCCTAGGTTCAGGAGATTATTTCCTTTTCATGTGTTGAAGACAATTtaaattgggttgtaaaactatttgatTGTGTTTGTGTTCGGATGTGAAACTATTTGATTGTTAAACTATTTGCAATGTTTGATTTATTTGTTTGTAACTATTTGCAATGTGTATAGTTTAAAAAATGTATGCACGGAGGCTCCAGCCGACCGTGGCGGACAAGATGTTTGGGCGCATAGTCGGCGCATCCAAAAAAACGACCGGACGTTGTCTCCATTGCTCTACCGAAACGGACAAGATTAATGTTTGTTTGGGGTCATTGAAGCAGACCTGAGACGGTTGGTTGCTGTGCATGTCCCTGTCTCGCCGCCGCGGTTGTATCATTGCTGATGCAAGCGTGCGCGCGCGCGAGGAGTGGAGGAGACCTGCTACATCCGCAACCTCCTAGGAGTGCGGCGTGACCTGGCTTTTCCTTTTAATGGCTATTTTACGGAGGACAAAAAggaacgagagagagaggtgtgggCCAACATAGTCAGCCAGAGTAGTGTGTGATCCCGACCGGGATCGTGTTTTTCCCAGTGGACTAAACAACATCGAACAGGTTTGAGGTTGAGCTTAGACCCGAATCACTGAATATAGGGTGTCAGACTTCAGGGATTCGAAGTTCTGGGTTTGATTTCGACTGGCTCTACAAATTTAAGATTTAAAATAGACTTCACTCACTGCTGAATGGTATATGAAAGAAATGAAAGACACAAGCAACTGCCGAAGAAGAAGCATATGCTCCAACCCCGTGTTGGTGTGGCCCGTTGAATACTGCTATTACATTGGATGCCAGTCAGCACATTGGCTCCTGCCATCAGCCGAATTAAACTCAAGCCCGCGACACAATCAGAGTTGTCACTTGTCAGAGGACATACAACCAAACAACTTTGGTGTAGACCCCGACAACTCTAAACAGGAACTCTTAGTCACAACCAATTTCTTCAATTACCTGAACGTATGACAAGCATTCAGAAACCATAAATTAGAGAACAATAATAATAACTACTAACATGACAATTGCAGTCTCATATATCAAAAAGACATGGATATGACATTTAATACAACTCCAGGGGTTATCCTCCTTTACAAAGATTTTTTTTACCAATGAAACAGTGTTGTACCTGGGACCAATCAGGAGATAAATACCACATGCACACCCCTTGTTATTTCAACAAGGCGCAACACCTTTCAGCACATTGTGGGTTTAGCAGACAACCCTTGTTATTTCTGCAAGGCATGTTCCATGTTATTTCAGTAAGGGACGACACCACTAACTCAAGCTGCACCAACCAAAATGGCATAACACACCATTGTGAAGGACTCACTACACTGTAAGCACAGCTCTCACTGCTTGAGTGTTCTAGCAGAGCTGAGAAGGTTAGGTAGTTCTAGTTTCTTCAGCTCGGTCTCTGTTGCTCTCAGCCTCGGAATGACAACTTCAGAATCCTGTGCAGCTATCCTCTTCCACAGCTCACTCCAAGTAGGGCGCAGGTAGCAGTACTCGTGAAACATGAGCCCTCTCGTCCACTCGCGGTGACGGCAGTAGGTGGCCAGATGATCGATGAGGGTAAAAGGCCGCACTGAGGTTGGAAGCACCCCATTCCTGATGTCTTGTGACTGGCTCCGTGTCACCGTGCTCTCGAACAAGCCATTATCAAGTGAGTACACCTTAACAGGGTCCTCACTGGGCTTGGCAAAGTAGACACAGTTGGCGCTAATCGAAGGAAGATCCCTGGATGAGACGGACAAGCACCGGTCGCGGCTGATGAACAGCGCCCGGTCGCCGAGGCTGGTCACCCGCACGAGCTCCCGACGGCGACAAGCATGGCTCCCATGGACTCCACAAGGTAGTAGAGGTAGCTCTCAGCATAACCAAGCTCTTTTGGCACCTCGGCCACCACCAGATTGGCATGCGGATCATGATGAACTGGATACACCTGCACCAGCTGCCTCCCAGCTCGCGTCACACCGTATAGCCCGCCGTTGAACGGCAAAGTGTTGGAGAATTGGATATTGGTGTGGATGATCTTCCAGCCCTTGTCACCGGGCTGAGCGCAGATCACCAAGGGCATGTTGGGGAACCAGATCACGACGGCAATGGAGCTGGGGCCGGCGACACACACCGTGGCGTTCATCCAGACGAACGAGTCCATGGTGAACGATTCCTGCTTGCTGAGCACACAGTGGATGAAGGTGGCCAGGTGGGGCAGCTCGACGACGACGCGGGTGAAGGGGTGGACAACACGGATGACTGCGGCGCGCGTGTCAAGCACGATTAGGAGGCCGTCAGTGAAGCCGACGATCCGGTGCCGCCGGAGCCCCGGCAGGGAGAGCCTGGAAACCCTGCTGGTGGCCGTGTGGAAGAAGGTGATCGCGGCGTCTTCGACCGGGCGGACGCCGTTGCCGTCGCAGAGGGCGACCCAGCCACGCGGGTGGAAGCGGCGGGCGGCCAGCGTGGCGTCCCGCGGGCTGACCGTCGACGCGCGCCAGTGCGAGCACACGAAGCGGAACCGCATGTACTCCGTCATGTCCTCCGCCAGCAGCCGCTCGGCGATGAGGCTGGTGATGTCGGGGTGGAGCGACGTCCAATCCGGtgcctccgcctccgccgtcgcccggCGCTTACTAGGGAACGCGTCGGCGTCGCCGTATGCCCTGCGCTTGCCTCCCAATACCGGCGCCCCCATCCTCTTCCCCCGTGCGCCGCCCCTCCGTCCACACTCCCCCGGCGGCCGGAACAGGGAGAATACCTTTCCCCTGTGCGCCGCCACACTCCGCCGGCGGCCGGCACAAAAAGGTGAGACCTTTCCCCGGGCAAGAAGACCTAGATCTGGCGAGATCGAGTGGATCGCCTCGCCTCGGGGACGGGCGCTCCCCTGCCGGGCCAGTAAATATATAGTCGCTAGGGACTAGGCGCCGCTCCGAGAGGCCACCGTATTCGTCTCCCTCCGGAGTCCGAAATGCAGCCGGCTCCGACGAAGTTCGGAACTCGACTTGAAGGAGTAGATCGAGCGGTAACCGCGTCGATCCAGTCCGATTGAGCCCCGGGGCGCGTGGGAGGTGGGTGGGGAGGGGGTCCTCGCCGCCGTGGCGTCGCCTTTGGGCTTGGCCAGCGGAGACAGTtgaacgcgggggggggggggggctggggtcACTTTTTTTTTTTTTCTGGTAGAGTCGAGTAACTGCGGCCCTTGCTGCGGCCTGTGTTCTATTTGCAGCTCAACCCAATCGAAACGCCGGGATACCGCACAAGAGCGTGGGCTTCTAAAAAAAACGTTCCGAGACCACTTGGGCCGGTCCACGTATCGTGTGTGGGGGTATGCTCGCCAGCCTCACCTCCACAATACACACGCGTCACAACTTCGACTCGGTGGCACCCGTTGGCCAGGGAGTAAATCAGGGCACACACCCGTAAAAGGAAACCCCTTGCCAGCTGTCATGTATAAAAAGAAAGAGCTGCCCCCCTCCGTAACAGAAAGATGCCAAAAGATTCGGTCCCCACCAAATCAAGGACCGAATCAAAACGCACCCACGCACCCTGGACGCCGCTGCCTAACGCAGCGTCCACCCTACGCTAACCACGCAAATATCTGGACCCATCTCCCCTACTtctccttcctcccccccccctcgtttCCCCCCAAGAACGCCATTGACACTGGATCCAGAACTCCATGGCTACAGCTGAAGTTTGACCCAGCCCCAAAAATCCAACAACACCTACCAGGAAACTCTTGCCCCACACCTCCTCCCCCTGTTAGCCCTGCCTTCTCCTACATCTGCTCGTAAGTCTATGttcatcctccccccccccccccatggccaaCCTCTTTGCTGCACAAAAAAAAAGGATTTGCAAGTAAAAAAAAGCATAAGACATAGGAGGGACAAAAAAAACAGTCAAAAAAGCATAGGAATTGTAGAGAATTAGCATCCACATGGTTAGCAAAGACTCAGATCTGGAAAAGCAGGTGCTGTTCCAAAAAAACACATGCTTGTAGGCAAGTTGAGTCGACAGGGTTGGCAAGTTGAGTTATATCTGCAGGCAAGTTCTGTTTCCCCCCTAGTTTTTGTTGGGATGTATGGATTTACACTAGTTTCTGGAAAAATGTAGGCAAATCATGTTCTGTTTCCAGGCAATTGCTGTAATGTAAAAAAATTGGGCAAGTGTTGTAATGTAATGCAGGCAAGTCTTGTCCTAGTGCAGGCAAGTGCTGTAATGTAATGCAGGCAAGTCTTGTTCTAGAACAGATAGTAGTACCTAATAAGATGCCTTCTTTTGGACATTGTGAAAAAATTTCAAGATCAGCTGTAAAATTTCATGTATAGTGGGGCTAGCCAAGTTGATGAGATAAAAAATGTGGGCAAGTACTGTAATACAAATGTAGGCAAGTCCTGTTTCTACTACAGGCAAGTGTTGTAAAAATAGAAGTTTTTTATTCAGTAATGCAGAAAAGATATGTAGCATGAGAGATAGGTAGAAAGAAGTACCTAATAAGTTGCCTTCTTTTCGACTTCCTTGCCAACTTCACAACCTTACTACCAATAAAAAATGGTGCTTCAGTATTTGTGAATCCTGTATACAAAACCTGTGGCAACCCCAGATAGAACTTTGGCAGAAGTGAACCAGAAAGCTACGAGACATTAGGCAAATGAACAACATAGTAGTATAAGGATGTTCTGCAAACGAGTTATACAAAGCTATGTCATGTCCAAGCACGCATGTTCGAAACACATATCATATATGGTCCACGGCATCACAAAAAGCTaacgaaaaaagaaaagaaaaactacatAGTATTCTTCTGCCTTGTTCATATATCTGCCACTGTAACTTCATCAGACACGAAGAAAATGGAGAATCATAAGCCATCTCTTTCGCTTTTTCGCATTTCCTGATAAAGAACAAAGGATAAACAGAAAAACATTAAAAAGAGCCGCTGTTGCAGAATGAAGGGCATTGAAAGATATTAAATGCAAGACAGAAAATGAACATTCATTATTGCATCAAATCTATATTGAACATTTGCTTCTAGAGTTGCCTTATTTAGTTGCCTGTAAAATCATTATTTCCTTTTTGTCAAAACAGGGT
This window of the Triticum aestivum cultivar Chinese Spring chromosome 5D, IWGSC CS RefSeq v2.1, whole genome shotgun sequence genome carries:
- the LOC123122099 gene encoding uncharacterized protein, with amino-acid sequence MGAPVLGGKRRAYGDADAFPSKRRATAEAEAPDWTSLHPDITSLIAERLLAEDMTEYMRFRFVCSHWRASTVSPRDATLAARRFHPRGWVALCDGNGVRPVEDAAITFFHTATSRVSRLSLPGLRRHRIVGFTDGLLIVLDTRAAVIRVVHPFTRVVVELPHLATFIHCVLSKQESFTMDSFVWMNATVCVAGPSSIAVVIWFPNMPLVICAQPGDKGWKIIHTNIQFSNTLPFNGGLYGVTRAGRQLVQVYPVHHDPHANLVVAEVPKELGYAESYLYYLVESMGAMLVAVGSSCG